Below is a genomic region from Populus trichocarpa isolate Nisqually-1 chromosome 15, P.trichocarpa_v4.1, whole genome shotgun sequence.
ttttttaaatccaaacatTAAAGCGATCAATCCAgaaaatgtttatattttgaatttatcaaaattatatgaataaagatacttaaattttgtttattgacGTGGAATAATTATCCTAggattttataaatcaaattaacaaataaaaactgTCCAGAAAGATGTTTGAAGAGGCAATCTAActtgaaacaacaataacaaaatatttaatcgtttaattaaaattaaaattaaaattttccatGAAGATTCCTGAGACTATTTCTTATGAAAGTCATTATGTCGTTCATTTGGATCTCCTAAAATTATGCCTAAAGGTTAGTTATTAAAACTCCTATATAAATAGttaaggtgtttttttgtttattatgcaAATTATTATtcagatttaataaatatatcaaataattgtttttagatttctcaatagtttattttgtaattttagggCTTGAAAACCTATTTTTATCTTCATGTTGCATAATTTATCTTTgcagttgaaaatattttttttttattttcgccATAATCTTAAAagttatttgataatataaaatatttatggagTTGACCTTggattgttattaaatttttagtttgagaaagtatttttttattcgatccgaacttatctttttatcttcagATTTTACTCTAATCCAACTTGAAACCTGATCggatctaaatttttttatttatccatgTTGGTTCGGgttgatatttataaaattcaactgAAATTATCATTTCTAACTCACTTATACATACAAGCTAAATATTActatttatcaaattttgtaggcaagatttttaaatttattatttaatgattgtaaaaaaaaataaaggcattcCTTAaccattatattaaattttgaaaattgttaaaaacaatattaacaatatAAGGCTATATTATTTCCAAggtaataattttgttttattattatattggttATGTATCAAATTTCCAATGAATAAGTTTGTCTCAAGCATTTACTTGTACGTGGTCtctcaaatattttgaattagttATTTATTCAACAATATATCTAATCAAACACTTTCATAATCTAAccttttcaatataaatattttataaattcattttttatatatagcaaCTGCAAAAGCCATCAGAAGTCCGAATAAGCTTTAAGCATCgaatgagaaaaaattaatattattattaggtGGCCTTtgttaggagaaaaaaaaaatttggaaaggCAGATGTATTTGAAAGTGtaattgtagttattttttaaaatatttttttatttaaattattttgtagcATAAAATTCTTGGCAATAACTTCAAAAACATTTATCTTGATGTTCAAGTTTGAAATTCCATATATTTAATTACTAGGATGTTCTGGTCAATATATTATGGAAAAATGTTTAGTAAAATTCCAGTGAGAACAAGGCACGAAAATCAAATGCCATGGCCCTACTGTCCCAGTTTTTCCACACGGCATGTGCTTATAAAATAAGACATCTACATATTTGTCTCCGGACTAAATATGGAGATTCCAAACAATACTGCCACATCGTGAAATCTCCCAACCCACCACCATTTCCCAGCCTGAAAGCACCACCAGAAATGGCCGTTCCTCACCAGAAACACCACCTCTTCTTCATTCTCTTTCTCCTATCTCTCCTCCTTCCCACTTATGCAAGATTAAACCTTGACCATTCAGACCTCAAAGCCTTCTCAATCATCCAGAAAGACTTGGGTATCAACGGTCAACGCAGCTCCTCCTCTACACCATGCAACACCCCTGGGGTGTTTTGTGAGAGGAGGCTCTCTCCCAACGGCACCTATGTGCTCAAAATCACAAGACTCGTCTTTAAGTCTCAACGGCTCACCGGGTTCTTGTCCCCGGCAATTGGACGGCTGTCCGAGCTCAAAGAGCTCTCATTAACCAACAACCAACTGGTTGACCACCTCCCTGTTCAAATAGTCAACTGCAAGAAACTAGATATTCTTGAGCTTGGAAACAACAAGTTTTCAGGTGAAGTTCCCTCTGAATTATCATCAATTGTTAGTCTTCGAGTTCTTGATCTCTCTAGGAATTTATTTTCTGGGAATTTGAGTTTCTTAAAGCATTTCCCCAACCTGGAAAATCTCTCTCTTGCAAATAATCTCTTCACTGGAAAAGTTCCAAAGTCTATCCGTTCGTTTCGCAATCTCCAGTCCTTCGACTTCTCAGGGAACAGTTTTCTTGAAGGACCTGTGCCAGTGATAAGAAAAGGTGAATCCTCAAGGCCCCAATACCCAAAACGTTATATTTTGGCGGAGAACACGTCAAGTACAAAATCAAGGAATACTTCTTCTGGAAACAAAACTTACAACCTAGCTCCAGCTCCTGGACCATCAGCAGCAGCGCCACACAAGCACAAGAACGGCAAAAGGAAGCTTGCCGGTTGGCTCTTTGGATTTCTTGCCGGGTCAGTAGCTGGGTGTTTATCTGGGCTTGTGTTTTCATTATTGTTTAAGATAGTATTGGCAGCAGTAAAAGGCGGAGGGAGAGATGGAGGGCCTGCAATATTTAGTCCATTGATCAAGAGAGCAGAGGATTTAGCTTTCTTGGAAAAAGATGATGGGCTTGCAAACTTGGAAGTCATTGGGAAAGGTGGATGTGGAGAAGTTTACAAAGCTGAGCTGCCAGGAAGTAATGGCAAAATGATTGccataaaaaagattattcagCCTCCAAAAGATGCTGCCGAGTTGACTGAAGAAGATAGTAAGCTTCTACACAAGAAAATGAGACAAATCCAGTCAGAGATCAATACCGTCGGCCACATTCGGCATCGAaaccttcttcctcttctaGCTCATGTGTCTCGTCCTGATTGTCATTATCTTGTCTATGAATTAATGAAAAACGGAAGTCTACAAGATGCGTTGAACCACGTTACTGAAGGGAGAAGAGAATTGGACTGGTTAGCTCGCCACAGAATTGCAGTAGGAGTAGCATCGGGACTTGAGTACCTTCACTTGAGCCATAGTCCACGGATCATTCATAGAGATCTCAAGCCTGCAAATGTACTTCTCGACGACAGCATGGAAGCTAGAATTGCCGATTTTGGACTTGCAAAAGCAATGCCAGATGCCCAAACACATATCACAACTTCTAATGTTGCAGGAACAGTGGGGTACATAGCACCAGAGTACCACCAAACGCTCAAATTTACAGACAAGTGTGACATATACAGTTTTGGAGTGGTGCTTGGGGTATTGGTGATGGGAAAGCTTCCATCTGATGAGTTTTTTCAAAACACACGTGAAATGAGTTTGGTTAAGTGGATGAGAAATATAATGACTTCGGAGAATCCAAGACAAGCTATTGATCCAAAGCTGATGGGCAATGGGCTAGAGGAGCAAATGCTGCTGGTTCTGAAAATTGCTTGCTTCTGCACTATTGATGACCCAAAACAGAGGCCAAATAGTAAGGATGTTAGGTGCATGTTGTCACAAATCAAACACTAGTTGAGCATGGAAGGCAAGGATGTGTAAGAAATCAAGAATAATGctgtttaattatatgtttcGAACTTGTGTTAAGAATTATCAACAAGTTTATATCCAAGGAAGCCTGTAAAATGTTTTTCCATCTTATAGTTTGTCTACATACACAAATTAAGTGTGTTCAATCTGAATTGCATATAACATAAATGAAAGGCTCTTGCTAGTTCATGCTTATATCAAAGTCTGGCACAAATCCTCTGACTTATCCCAAACAAGACGCTGCCATGGTCAATTCTCTTTAGTATACATAGAAAACGCGTTCACCATACATAGATACCCTTGACGATCAGGGGAGTTTGCTGTGATAAGAAGAGAAACAGGGGAAGGATATGATTTATACACACAAAGCAGAGCTCTAAGGAAAGAAGCGGTAAGCCCTTGATATGAAATTATGAAAcgtgagagaaagaaaaaatctataaatCTCGATTACAAATTCCGTATAGCATGTAATGCGTCTGCGTAGATTCTGAAGATAGCAAGGACAAGACTGGAACCTGAATCTTTCTCTACTCTCTCTGCTTAGCAGGGAAGAATGATACAAGATTAAGCGTTTTTATAGTGTATGGTTCCATGCTTGATAACTCATTTCATCATTTGAGCCAAAACAGAAGTGATATCTATGCAAATCTATCACAAATATACAGTCAAATTTTCATACAAGGAATTAATCTTGAAGAGCTTCAGGAGTATTCTTAGTTTCAGTGCTAAAAATCGTCCATAGAATAAATAGCAAATAGCTTCACAAAGAACTGACTTGCAAATAAACTGTTCCACTTCCTGCTCTAAAGCACTAAAAGATTTTGTGTAACAAACATTTGGAAGAAGGGCAACCGATCTAGCATAAAATATTGTGCATAAATAAATCCTAAGATGGCCACAGAAACTGCAATCAAGATTTTCTTGCAATAAGCACTTTGAAAAGGAAGGATTTTAGCAGATAGATTTTAAGAATGCAAGTTCCATGACAGctccttcctcttcttcatTGATGGGAGAGTTTCCTCTAAAGCAGCCAATCAGatccaaaatttatttctaCATTTCGCTTGTCATAAAGAAAACAACAGCAAGGAAACATACAAATTAACACTTCCATGACAGCATAATAATTGTCCCCCAACATGTCAAGATAAATGATGCAAGAAATCTTTTTTCAAGACAAAGCAAATGCAAGAAATTGGCCTAGGGGTTCACTCTTTTTCTATGTTCTTCAGCTTGTCAAACATGAAGCACATGGAAAGCTGTTAAATTCCTCGCTCGGAATCCTACATGGTTTTAGTTGCCAGACTTAACAGTTGTAAAATAACATTCTGCAAGCAATTTCTGGCTGGGAAAAATACTCAGAACTGCAATGGCCATAAGTTTTTCTAGACACCAGAAGGATCACTATCAAACGAAGAAACACCAAGGCCTGCAGCTCTTTATCCACCCTAAAGGCCGTAGAAATTGATACAAAGGCACTCCAGAATTGgccaatttaaaaacacaatggAAGATGATGCGATCTAGATTGTGCTTCCACAATGTTCAACGGAGGTGCACATCGAAATacaatttcttgtattttaaattgaatgcaGCAAGTAGCACCGTGTATTtgccttatttttattattccaaaTTAAACTCAATTATATTGGCATTTACTCTTAAAAGAAAGTCTAGCATGTGAGAAACAATCATGACTCATATTcaatataacttaattttgcCGCAGCAAGctcggcaaaaaaaaaaaaaaaaaacatgtgcacCAAATTATTGTAAACTCCATTGACATATAAAATCTCATGGAATAAGATAGAAATATTGATATAGACAGAAGCACAAgtaaagaaagacaacaagcaaaaaaaaatagtttttggcAAATAAGATTTGCAAACAAAGAACCCTaacttgtagtttttttttgaattataatcatgatatcatcttttttataagaggtttataatttcttaaatagaTCGGAAACTAATATTTACaggatagaaaaattaaaatcctagaaaaaaaagaaaataaaaacataaaatctgaTATCAATAGAAAATTTAGAAGagttaaggaaaaataaaattggctCAAATAACATCATCATGGTCTAATTTAGGTATTATGGTGCTCAACTATTTACAATGAGTCGAGCCTCGTATAGAATCGAATTTAtagaattatttgataaaatttaaatccaatccaacaatcaaattaaaaattatgatatttttgtgtTAAGATATTGATATAGCACGATCAGATCTTTTACTTTATTTAGTAAATGAGTTTGTTAAACTTTTTGTATGATCCATTAAtaacaaatttcaattcaaaacctTTAGACTCATCTTCTAACATCAAATGATCTTTGAGTTGATGATTTTatctaacaataaaaaataagctactatttaaaaatacaaatctacaacgcaaacaaacaacaataaaacacataaattttaaatatcatcctcttttatttgaattgttgtaatttatctttattttgaacctttcataaattatataaataagttttatttcCATGATGCATTTACAAAGAAATCCATATGttcttggttaaaaaaaaacctccaaaataatttttttaaaaaaaaaacattaagaatttGAAAGGGCGTTTATAATATTAACaccttcttttattattttcggAATTAGTTTGAACTTTTACCCTTTCGACAGGGTGGAAGATCAAACTAGTTATTTTCACAAAGTGAAGGAtaagaaaattacaataaacAGGGGCAGTGCTGTCCGGGACATAGATGGCCGTGGCCTGGGTTTGGTATCCTTCCAACTCTTCTAGGAAAGACATCTCTTCAATGCTCTAACCATCAAGCCATGTTTCATATGAAGGACTATAGAATTAGCTGGTAAAATAGGATGATCTTCAACCACTTGCAAGCTATAATTCCATATCACGGCGGCGCCAACAGCTTTCATTTCCACCATGGCCAAGTCCTTGCCTATACAAG
It encodes:
- the LOC7453813 gene encoding leucine-rich repeat receptor-like serine/threonine/tyrosine-protein kinase SOBIR1; amino-acid sequence: MAVPHQKHHLFFILFLLSLLLPTYARLNLDHSDLKAFSIIQKDLGINGQRSSSSTPCNTPGVFCERRLSPNGTYVLKITRLVFKSQRLTGFLSPAIGRLSELKELSLTNNQLVDHLPVQIVNCKKLDILELGNNKFSGEVPSELSSIVSLRVLDLSRNLFSGNLSFLKHFPNLENLSLANNLFTGKVPKSIRSFRNLQSFDFSGNSFLEGPVPVIRKGESSRPQYPKRYILAENTSSTKSRNTSSGNKTYNLAPAPGPSAAAPHKHKNGKRKLAGWLFGFLAGSVAGCLSGLVFSLLFKIVLAAVKGGGRDGGPAIFSPLIKRAEDLAFLEKDDGLANLEVIGKGGCGEVYKAELPGSNGKMIAIKKIIQPPKDAAELTEEDSKLLHKKMRQIQSEINTVGHIRHRNLLPLLAHVSRPDCHYLVYELMKNGSLQDALNHVTEGRRELDWLARHRIAVGVASGLEYLHLSHSPRIIHRDLKPANVLLDDSMEARIADFGLAKAMPDAQTHITTSNVAGTVGYIAPEYHQTLKFTDKCDIYSFGVVLGVLVMGKLPSDEFFQNTREMSLVKWMRNIMTSENPRQAIDPKLMGNGLEEQMLLVLKIACFCTIDDPKQRPNSKDVRCMLSQIKH